One Rhizobium sp. NRK18 genomic window carries:
- a CDS encoding CmpA/NrtA family ABC transporter substrate-binding protein: MKVTKRTVLKFGSVVAAASLLPGVMPSARARAESLDVEKDELKLGFIKLTDMAPLAIAYEKGFFEDEGLFVTLEAQANWKVLLDRVITGELDGAHMLAGQPLAATIGFGTKAHIVTPFSMDLNGNAITVSNAIWEMMKEHVPTGDDGKPVHPIKADALKPVVDKYKTEGKPFNMGMVFPVSTHNYELRYWLASGGINPGFYSTSDISGQIKADALLSVTPPPQMPATLEAGTILGYCVGEPWNQAAVFKGIGVPVITDYEIWKNNPEKVFGMTAEFVEKNPNTVLALTKALIRAAMWLDENNNANREEAVQILSQPQYVGADAKVIANSMTGTFEYEKGDKRDVPDFNVFFRDNATYPFYSDAIWYLTQMRRWGQIPEYKDDSWYADTAKSVYKPDIYMQAAQLLIDEGKAKKEDFPFGSDGYRPPVPASDFIDGIAYDAKQPNAYIDAMKIGLKDHQVVDGTEIVNG; the protein is encoded by the coding sequence ATGAAAGTTACGAAAAGAACCGTCCTGAAATTCGGCTCGGTCGTTGCGGCGGCAAGCCTTTTGCCGGGCGTCATGCCGTCGGCGCGTGCCCGGGCCGAGAGTCTGGACGTTGAGAAGGACGAGCTGAAGCTCGGCTTCATCAAGCTGACCGACATGGCGCCGCTGGCAATCGCCTACGAGAAGGGTTTCTTCGAAGACGAAGGCCTGTTCGTCACGCTCGAAGCGCAGGCCAACTGGAAGGTGCTGCTCGACCGCGTCATCACCGGCGAACTCGACGGCGCCCACATGCTGGCCGGCCAGCCGCTTGCCGCCACCATCGGCTTCGGCACCAAGGCCCACATCGTCACGCCGTTCTCAATGGACCTGAACGGCAATGCGATCACCGTTTCCAACGCGATCTGGGAGATGATGAAGGAACACGTACCGACCGGCGACGACGGCAAGCCGGTTCACCCGATCAAGGCGGATGCCCTGAAGCCGGTCGTCGACAAGTACAAGACGGAAGGCAAGCCCTTCAACATGGGCATGGTCTTCCCGGTCTCCACCCACAATTACGAGCTGCGCTACTGGCTGGCCTCAGGCGGCATCAATCCGGGCTTCTATTCGACGTCCGACATTTCCGGCCAGATCAAGGCCGATGCGTTGCTCTCCGTAACCCCGCCGCCGCAGATGCCGGCGACGCTCGAGGCCGGCACCATTCTCGGCTACTGCGTCGGCGAGCCGTGGAACCAGGCGGCCGTCTTCAAGGGCATCGGCGTCCCGGTCATCACCGACTACGAGATTTGGAAGAACAATCCGGAAAAGGTCTTCGGCATGACCGCCGAATTCGTCGAGAAGAACCCGAACACGGTGCTGGCGCTCACCAAGGCGCTGATCCGCGCAGCCATGTGGCTCGATGAAAACAACAACGCCAACCGCGAAGAAGCCGTGCAGATCCTGTCGCAGCCGCAATATGTCGGCGCCGACGCCAAGGTCATCGCCAATTCCATGACCGGCACCTTCGAATACGAGAAGGGCGACAAGCGCGACGTTCCGGATTTCAACGTGTTCTTCCGCGACAACGCCACCTATCCCTTCTACTCCGACGCCATCTGGTATCTGACCCAGATGCGCCGCTGGGGCCAGATCCCGGAATACAAGGACGACAGCTGGTATGCCGATACCGCCAAGTCGGTCTACAAGCCGGACATCTACATGCAGGCCGCCCAGCTGCTGATCGATGAGGGCAAGGCGAAGAAGGAAGACTTCCCCTTCGGCTCCGACGGCTATCGTCCGCCCGTT
- a CDS encoding CmpA/NrtA family ABC transporter substrate-binding protein, producing MRDFPEITIGFIPLLDSAVVIAAVEKGFVSDENIVAHLVRESSWANIRDRIAVGHFQAAHMLAPMPISSNLGLSPLSVPLIAPMALGLGGNAVTVSNALFAAMEGEGCSGDLDPATAGAALKSVIAKRRATGADGPRFAVVHPFSGHNYELRYWLAACGIDPDRDVEIAIVPPPLMADAMRSGRVDGYCVGEPWNTIAVDQGIGRIVTVKARIWRNSPEKVLGVSRKWADDNRPVLEGLLRALYRAGEWCGKPENAAELASILSAPRWLGVEERLLLPALTDSLVVGPRTMIEVDDFFVLHQKAAAFPWQSHALWFYSQMVRWGHCNHSAHNVAIARDSYRPDIYRQALRPLFAPLPGANLKVEGALSAATPVGASNAGLVLGPDGFFDGRIFDPDMLDAYIASQRHVEN from the coding sequence ATGAGGGATTTTCCGGAAATCACCATCGGCTTCATTCCGCTCCTCGACAGTGCCGTCGTCATCGCCGCAGTGGAAAAGGGCTTTGTCAGCGACGAGAACATCGTCGCGCACCTCGTCAGGGAGAGTTCCTGGGCCAATATCCGCGACCGGATCGCGGTTGGGCATTTTCAGGCGGCGCACATGCTGGCGCCGATGCCGATCAGTTCCAACCTCGGCCTGTCGCCTCTGTCCGTTCCGTTGATCGCGCCGATGGCGCTCGGACTTGGCGGCAATGCGGTGACGGTCTCCAATGCCTTGTTTGCGGCAATGGAGGGGGAAGGGTGCTCGGGCGATCTCGACCCGGCCACCGCCGGCGCGGCGCTGAAATCGGTCATCGCCAAGCGCCGGGCGACGGGCGCCGATGGTCCCCGTTTCGCGGTCGTCCATCCGTTCTCGGGGCACAATTACGAACTGCGCTACTGGCTTGCGGCCTGCGGCATCGATCCCGATCGCGACGTCGAGATCGCGATCGTGCCGCCACCGCTCATGGCCGATGCCATGCGTTCAGGCCGCGTCGACGGCTATTGCGTCGGCGAGCCGTGGAACACGATTGCCGTCGATCAGGGCATTGGCCGGATCGTCACCGTCAAGGCGCGCATCTGGCGCAACAGCCCTGAAAAGGTTCTTGGCGTCTCAAGGAAATGGGCCGATGACAACCGGCCCGTCCTCGAGGGATTGCTGCGGGCGCTCTATCGGGCCGGAGAATGGTGCGGAAAGCCGGAAAACGCGGCTGAACTGGCATCCATCCTGTCGGCTCCGCGATGGCTGGGTGTTGAGGAGCGCCTCTTGCTGCCGGCATTGACCGACAGTCTGGTGGTCGGTCCAAGGACCATGATCGAAGTCGACGACTTCTTCGTGCTGCACCAGAAGGCGGCCGCGTTCCCCTGGCAGAGCCATGCCCTGTGGTTCTATAGCCAGATGGTGCGCTGGGGCCATTGCAACCATTCCGCCCACAATGTCGCCATTGCCCGCGACAGCTACCGGCCCGACATTTATCGCCAGGCATTGCGGCCGCTGTTTGCGCCGCTGCCCGGTGCCAATCTCAAGGTCGAGGGCGCGCTTTCAGCCGCCACGCCGGTCGGCGCATCGAACGCCGGGCTGGTACTGGGTCCGGACGGGTTTTTCGACGGACGAATCTTCGATCCGGACATGCTCGACGCCTACATCGCCAGCCAGCGCCATGTTGAAAATTAA
- a CDS encoding ANTAR domain-containing response regulator, protein MQTKALAILVIDENTLRASIIEAGLRAAGHENVTVLHEVIGVAREIERVQPDVIVIDLENPNRDMLESMFQLSRSVRRPIAMFVDRSDDGMIEAAVDAGVSAYVVDGLRQERVKPILDMAISRFNAFSRMARELEEARTELESRKIVDRAKAILMKSRGMSEDEAYKLLRKTAMNQNRKISDIAQSLIVAAGLLEG, encoded by the coding sequence ATGCAGACCAAAGCCTTGGCCATCCTCGTCATCGATGAGAATACCCTGCGTGCGTCGATCATCGAGGCAGGCCTGAGGGCTGCCGGGCATGAAAACGTCACCGTCCTGCACGAGGTCATCGGCGTGGCGCGCGAAATTGAGCGCGTGCAGCCGGATGTGATCGTCATCGATCTCGAAAATCCGAATCGCGACATGCTCGAAAGCATGTTCCAGCTGTCTCGCTCGGTCCGTCGGCCGATCGCGATGTTCGTCGACCGCTCCGACGACGGCATGATCGAGGCCGCGGTGGATGCCGGCGTCTCCGCCTATGTGGTCGATGGCCTGCGGCAGGAACGGGTCAAGCCGATCCTCGACATGGCGATCAGCCGGTTCAATGCCTTCTCGCGCATGGCGCGCGAACTCGAAGAGGCCCGCACGGAGCTTGAAAGCCGGAAGATCGTCGACCGCGCCAAGGCGATATTGATGAAGTCGCGCGGCATGTCCGAGGACGAGGCCTACAAGCTCCTGAGAAAGACGGCGATGAACCAGAACCGCAAGATTTCCGACATCGCGCAGAGCCTGATCGTCGCGGCCGGACTGCTGGAGGGTTAG
- a CDS encoding helix-turn-helix transcriptional regulator → MPDVAHPETGIEKFAAEIPALKTQFDIFRLMRRITEGFGARGFLVLNLPDAASSNLSANSVITSWPAELLASYDAEGMLKDSPVIRRLRSSTVPFRYDVEEINADRADGKELVARNLFIRHGLTRGAYFPVHEFSGTRGAISFSGDRAPFTDAEMRDLAYLSTLIYDHMAAIRTTDERVSKTLTDREIDCLTWTAAGKTSAEIAEILGLSEHTINHYLNRATKKLDTVNRTQAVVKAMRTGIIR, encoded by the coding sequence ATGCCAGACGTTGCTCATCCTGAAACGGGGATCGAGAAATTTGCCGCGGAAATCCCGGCATTGAAGACCCAGTTCGATATTTTTCGCCTGATGCGCCGGATCACGGAAGGTTTCGGTGCGCGCGGCTTTCTCGTTCTCAATTTGCCCGACGCGGCATCATCGAACCTGTCGGCAAACTCGGTGATTACCAGCTGGCCCGCCGAATTGCTGGCCTCCTACGACGCCGAAGGCATGTTGAAGGATAGTCCCGTCATCCGCCGGCTGCGCAGCTCGACGGTGCCTTTCCGTTATGACGTCGAGGAAATCAATGCCGATCGAGCTGACGGCAAGGAGCTTGTCGCCCGCAATCTCTTCATCCGTCACGGGCTCACCCGAGGCGCGTATTTTCCGGTTCACGAATTCTCCGGCACCCGCGGCGCGATCTCCTTTTCCGGCGATCGCGCGCCTTTCACGGATGCCGAGATGCGGGATCTTGCCTACCTGTCCACGCTGATCTACGATCATATGGCGGCGATCCGCACGACCGACGAACGCGTCTCCAAGACCTTGACCGATCGCGAGATCGATTGCCTGACCTGGACCGCCGCGGGCAAGACGAGCGCCGAGATCGCGGAAATCCTCGGCCTTTCCGAACACACCATCAATCATTATCTCAACCGTGCGACGAAGAAGCTGGACACGGTCAACCGCACGCAGGCGGTGGTCAAGGCCATGCGCACAGGGATTATCCGCTGA
- a CDS encoding putative bifunctional diguanylate cyclase/phosphodiesterase, producing MMGKAVLSDINAAGEQKLQQTVYTDALTGLGNRNRFHDKVCQLAAERASDPAPFTIGITNLDGFKPINDLFGAAAGDEILCQVAHRLKACAPDGATVTRYEGDSFAFILPLVFEQSGAQKVGRMIRDVLSAPYDLGGRNVRLSASFGFSVHPFAGEGYAELVKNAETALYRSKRRGRGQVTVYSEEIAEEMRRATQLEQALRNAIIADSVDTYFQPIVDLASETVVGFEALARWNDPELGFVSPAVFIPLAEERGFIDALSESLLRKAAEAALGWPRDLFLSFNLSSAQLTDTSTTRTILSILGRIGFDPHRLELEITETAMMTSAETAHKIITSLRAAGVGISLDDFGAGQSSLGRLREFSFDKVKIDRAFVSCIATDKASEHIVRAIVAMCAGLELNVVAEGIENATEAEILKSLGCGMGQGYFYGRPMTAADTLRYLQDAGISQSVYPTLRIRT from the coding sequence ATGATGGGAAAAGCCGTGCTGTCGGATATCAATGCCGCAGGAGAGCAGAAGCTGCAGCAGACCGTCTACACGGATGCGCTCACCGGTCTTGGCAACCGCAATCGCTTCCACGACAAGGTCTGTCAGCTTGCCGCCGAGCGCGCATCCGATCCTGCCCCCTTTACCATCGGCATTACCAATCTCGACGGCTTCAAGCCGATCAATGACCTTTTCGGCGCCGCCGCAGGCGATGAAATCCTCTGTCAGGTCGCCCACCGCCTGAAGGCCTGCGCACCTGACGGCGCGACCGTCACCAGGTACGAGGGCGACAGCTTCGCTTTCATCCTCCCGCTCGTCTTCGAGCAGTCCGGCGCACAGAAGGTCGGACGCATGATCCGCGACGTCCTTTCCGCGCCCTACGATCTTGGGGGGCGCAACGTCCGTCTGTCGGCCTCCTTTGGCTTCTCCGTTCATCCGTTCGCCGGTGAGGGCTATGCCGAACTGGTCAAGAATGCCGAGACCGCGCTCTACCGATCCAAGCGACGCGGCCGCGGGCAGGTGACCGTCTATTCCGAAGAGATTGCCGAGGAAATGCGGCGCGCCACGCAACTGGAGCAGGCGCTTCGAAACGCCATCATCGCGGATTCCGTCGATACCTATTTCCAGCCGATCGTCGATCTGGCGAGCGAGACCGTGGTCGGTTTCGAGGCGCTGGCGCGCTGGAACGATCCGGAACTGGGTTTCGTCTCCCCGGCTGTCTTCATTCCGCTCGCCGAGGAGCGCGGCTTCATCGACGCCCTTTCGGAATCCCTGCTGCGCAAGGCGGCGGAAGCGGCGCTCGGATGGCCCCGCGATCTCTTCCTGTCCTTCAACCTCTCCTCCGCGCAGTTGACCGATACCAGCACGACGCGCACGATCCTCTCTATCCTTGGTCGTATCGGCTTTGATCCGCATCGGCTGGAACTGGAGATCACCGAAACGGCGATGATGACCTCCGCCGAAACGGCCCACAAGATCATCACCAGCCTGCGTGCGGCCGGCGTCGGCATTTCGCTCGACGACTTCGGCGCGGGGCAGTCGAGCCTCGGGCGGCTTCGGGAATTCTCCTTCGACAAGGTCAAGATCGACCGCGCCTTCGTGTCCTGCATCGCGACCGACAAGGCATCGGAGCATATCGTTCGGGCGATCGTCGCCATGTGCGCCGGCCTGGAGCTGAACGTGGTGGCCGAGGGAATCGAAAACGCCACCGAGGCGGAAATCCTCAAATCCCTCGGCTGCGGCATGGGGCAAGGTTATTTTTACGGACGGCCGATGACGGCTGCCGACACCTTGCGGTATCTACAGGATGCGGGCATCAGCCAGTCGGTCTATCCCACCCTCAGAATAAGGACCTGA